The following coding sequences are from one Longimicrobiaceae bacterium window:
- the rhaM gene encoding L-rhamnose mutarotase: MIRKAFRMSVHPGQEEEYGRRHSPIWPELERVLKEHGVHNYSIFLDPADRSLFAYVEVEDEARWDAIADTPECRRWWAYMREVMPANPDDSPVSRDLREVFHLD; this comes from the coding sequence ATGATCCGCAAGGCCTTCCGCATGTCGGTTCACCCCGGGCAGGAAGAGGAGTACGGACGGCGGCACTCGCCAATCTGGCCCGAGCTCGAGCGGGTCTTGAAGGAGCACGGGGTACACAACTACTCGATCTTCCTGGACCCGGCGGACCGCAGCCTCTTCGCCTACGTGGAGGTGGAGGACGAAGCGCGCTGGGACGCCATCGCCGACACCCCGGAGTGCCGCCGCTGGTGGGCCTACATGCGCGAGGTGATGCCGGCGAACCCCGACGACAGCCCGGTCAGTCGCGACCTCCGGGAGGTGTTCCACCTGGACTAG
- a CDS encoding glycosyl hydrolase, with translation MTAALAAVVLLGGAPPIHAQQPVPDAPPAWPEITRESRPWTRWWWHGSAVDETNLTDELEELRAAGIGGVEITPIYGVYGAEDRFIDYLSPRWMEVFTHTLREAERLDLGVDMATGNGWPFGGPWVGPEEASRYLAHRTYTLNGGERLQERIVLRQEPLLRAVGNQIYETYGEILAVPGQELEGTREQPLRRPGAREIDIAQLRDPVAQNEDLQSLALEQVRFPRELPLQRVIARSEDGQVLDLTERVGADGTLDWTAPQGRWTVYALFLGWHGKMVERAGPGGEGEVIDHFSDAALEHYLQRFDEAFSGYDLSTLRGFFNDSYEVDDASGEANWTPELFEEFRERRGYDLGEYLPALLFGAEGDTAARVLTDYRQTVAELLLEKFTEEWREWANEHGAITRNQAHGSPANILDLYAASDIPETEGTEIQRIKFASSAAHVTGKRLTAAEAATWLGEHFTSTLADVRRALDRFLLGGVNHLVYHGTAYSPQDAPWPGWLFYAAVHFNPQNTWWGDFGALNRYVARIQSFLQQGEPDEDLLLYFPISDWYARRQGDALLQHFNGIPGDPESRSHPFVQGATQLHERGYGYDFVSDAQLQEIEVEDGELRAEGGQYRALIVPRSTYIPLQTAERIFELARNGSTILAYRGLAEEVAGLAELETHSARLRELLGELRLRPVGDTGLQEAAIGEGRIVIGSDLDAMLGYVGVRRESMTDSGLEFIRRRHDDGTTYFVVNWGETPVDGWVPFASTARAVALYDPMTGESGYGHVRLASGGVEVHLQLQPGESAIIRLYDEERSGRPWHYLRPAGPPDTLEGTWTLRFVIGGPTPPQERRLTSLGSWTELEGEDVDAFSGSATYTLEFERPAGSASAYLLDLGEVHESAGVALNGDSLATLIGPSFRVKIPAERLRERNRLEVTVTNLMANRIADLDRRGVFWKRFYNVNFPARLRENRGANGLFDASRWEPFPSGLVGPVTLQPLQP, from the coding sequence CTGACCGCTGCGCTCGCCGCAGTTGTACTCCTGGGCGGCGCGCCGCCTATCCACGCGCAACAACCTGTTCCCGACGCCCCTCCCGCCTGGCCGGAGATCACCCGAGAAAGTCGGCCCTGGACGCGATGGTGGTGGCACGGCAGCGCGGTGGACGAAACGAACCTCACGGACGAGCTGGAAGAGCTCCGCGCGGCCGGGATAGGTGGCGTGGAGATCACCCCCATCTACGGCGTGTACGGCGCGGAAGACAGGTTCATCGACTACCTCTCGCCACGCTGGATGGAGGTCTTCACGCACACGCTGCGTGAAGCGGAGCGGCTCGACCTGGGCGTCGACATGGCGACCGGCAACGGCTGGCCCTTCGGTGGCCCCTGGGTGGGCCCTGAGGAAGCGTCTCGCTACCTCGCACACCGGACCTACACGCTGAACGGTGGCGAGCGGCTGCAGGAGAGAATCGTCCTGCGCCAGGAGCCGCTCCTCCGCGCCGTGGGCAACCAGATCTACGAGACCTATGGCGAGATCCTGGCCGTCCCGGGGCAGGAGCTGGAAGGCACACGCGAGCAGCCGCTACGAAGGCCAGGAGCCCGGGAGATCGACATTGCCCAGCTGCGCGATCCGGTGGCGCAGAACGAAGACCTCCAATCGCTCGCGCTCGAACAGGTGCGGTTCCCCCGCGAGCTGCCGCTCCAGCGGGTGATCGCCCGCTCGGAGGATGGCCAGGTGCTCGACCTCACCGAACGTGTAGGCGCCGACGGCACACTTGACTGGACCGCTCCGCAGGGCCGCTGGACAGTATACGCGCTCTTCCTGGGCTGGCATGGCAAAATGGTGGAGCGGGCAGGACCGGGCGGAGAGGGAGAGGTGATCGACCACTTCTCCGATGCCGCGCTCGAGCACTACCTGCAACGCTTCGACGAGGCGTTCTCGGGTTACGACCTCTCCACCCTGCGGGGCTTCTTCAACGACTCATACGAGGTGGACGACGCCTCGGGCGAGGCAAACTGGACGCCGGAGCTGTTCGAGGAATTCCGCGAGCGGAGAGGGTACGACCTGGGCGAGTACCTCCCCGCCCTCCTCTTCGGCGCGGAGGGCGACACTGCCGCCCGCGTTCTCACCGACTATCGCCAGACGGTCGCGGAGCTGCTGCTCGAGAAATTCACCGAAGAGTGGCGTGAGTGGGCCAACGAGCACGGCGCCATCACCCGCAATCAGGCTCACGGCTCACCCGCCAACATCCTCGACCTCTACGCCGCGAGCGACATTCCCGAGACGGAAGGGACCGAGATCCAGCGGATCAAGTTCGCCTCCTCGGCAGCCCACGTGACCGGCAAGCGCCTGACCGCCGCGGAAGCGGCCACCTGGCTGGGCGAACACTTCACCTCCACCCTGGCCGATGTCCGAAGGGCGCTCGATCGTTTCCTGCTCGGCGGCGTGAACCACCTTGTCTACCACGGCACCGCCTATTCACCGCAGGACGCACCGTGGCCGGGCTGGCTGTTCTACGCGGCGGTGCACTTCAACCCGCAGAACACCTGGTGGGGGGATTTTGGGGCGCTGAACCGCTACGTTGCGCGGATCCAGTCGTTCCTGCAGCAGGGTGAGCCCGACGAAGATCTGCTCCTCTATTTCCCGATCAGCGACTGGTACGCCCGCCGCCAGGGGGACGCGCTCCTGCAGCACTTCAACGGGATCCCGGGGGATCCGGAGTCCCGGTCACACCCCTTCGTACAAGGGGCCACACAGCTGCATGAGCGGGGATACGGATACGATTTCGTCTCCGACGCGCAACTACAGGAGATCGAGGTCGAGGATGGGGAGTTGCGGGCAGAGGGGGGCCAGTACCGCGCCCTGATCGTGCCGCGTTCCACCTACATCCCGTTGCAGACCGCCGAACGGATCTTCGAGCTCGCCCGCAACGGGTCGACGATCCTGGCCTATCGAGGACTGGCCGAGGAGGTGGCCGGCCTCGCAGAGCTGGAGACGCACAGTGCTCGCCTGCGGGAGCTGCTCGGCGAATTGCGGCTCCGCCCCGTGGGCGACACGGGGCTCCAGGAGGCGGCCATCGGCGAGGGGAGAATCGTGATCGGTAGCGACCTCGATGCCATGCTCGGTTACGTCGGAGTACGCCGGGAGTCGATGACAGACAGTGGTCTCGAGTTCATCCGACGGCGGCACGACGATGGGACTACCTACTTCGTCGTGAACTGGGGCGAGACCCCTGTGGATGGGTGGGTGCCCTTTGCGTCGACAGCGCGCGCCGTGGCTCTGTACGACCCCATGACCGGGGAATCGGGCTACGGCCACGTGCGCCTCGCCTCAGGCGGCGTAGAGGTGCACCTTCAGCTCCAGCCAGGCGAGAGCGCCATCATCCGGCTGTACGACGAGGAGCGCAGTGGGCGCCCATGGCACTACCTGCGCCCGGCCGGTCCACCGGATACGCTCGAGGGAACCTGGACGCTGCGGTTCGTGATTGGCGGCCCCACCCCGCCGCAGGAGCGGCGGCTCACCTCGCTGGGCTCCTGGACCGAACTGGAGGGTGAGGACGTGGACGCCTTCTCCGGCTCCGCCACCTACACGCTGGAGTTCGAGCGCCCCGCCGGCAGCGCCTCCGCGTACCTGCTGGATCTGGGAGAGGTGCACGAGAGCGCGGGCGTCGCGCTGAACGGCGATAGCCTCGCCACCCTCATCGGCCCCTCCTTCCGCGTGAAGATCCCGGCGGAGCGCCTCCGGGAGCGCAACCGGCTCGAGGTCACCGTGACCAATCTGATGGCCAACCGGATTGCGGATCTAGACCGTCGGGGCGTGTTCTGGAAGCGCTTCTACAACGTGAACTTCCCGGCGAGGTTGCGGGAGAACCGGGGTGCGAACGGACTCTTCGACGCCTCGCGGTGGGAGCCCTTCCCGTCCGGCCTCGTCGGTCCGGTCACGCTACAGCCTCTCCAACCCTGA
- a CDS encoding PmoA family protein — MSLIDSLQLPRWLPLSLLLLPIIGCSQEAGEASPGEEAAGAPEVQVVPNEAENRVDVLVGGELFTAYIYPSTIKKPVLYPIVSATGQTITRGFPLDPRPGERVDHPHHVGLWFNYGDVNGLDFWNNSDAIPPERRDHYGTIVHREIRGTESGAGEGALEVTMEWLNPAGEALLREDTRFEFHAADSTRTIDRITTLTALDQPVTFTDNKEGVLGLRVARALEHPSTQPEVFTDASGKPTNVPVLNNEGVTGKYVTSEGIEGEAVWGTRAKWNALSGVVDGAPVTVAIFDHPSNTNHPTYWHARGYGLFAANPLAPQAMTEGKEEPFVLTLNPGESLTFRHRIEIFSGQPTAEQIETAYQAFAQ, encoded by the coding sequence ATGTCCCTGATCGATTCGCTGCAGCTGCCGCGATGGCTTCCGCTGTCGCTTCTCCTCCTGCCGATCATCGGCTGCTCGCAAGAGGCAGGGGAAGCCTCGCCGGGTGAGGAGGCCGCGGGAGCGCCGGAAGTGCAGGTGGTCCCCAACGAGGCGGAGAACCGGGTCGACGTGCTGGTCGGAGGGGAGCTCTTTACCGCCTACATCTATCCCTCCACGATCAAGAAGCCGGTCCTCTATCCCATCGTCTCCGCAACCGGGCAGACGATCACGCGCGGATTCCCGCTCGATCCCAGGCCGGGTGAGCGGGTGGACCATCCGCACCACGTGGGTCTCTGGTTCAATTACGGAGACGTGAACGGGCTGGACTTCTGGAACAACTCGGACGCGATTCCGCCCGAGCGGAGGGACCATTACGGCACGATCGTACATCGGGAGATCCGCGGAACGGAGAGCGGTGCGGGCGAGGGGGCGCTGGAGGTCACCATGGAGTGGCTGAACCCCGCCGGCGAGGCACTGCTCCGTGAGGACACCCGCTTCGAGTTCCACGCCGCCGACAGCACTCGGACCATCGACCGGATCACCACGCTCACCGCGCTCGATCAGCCGGTCACCTTCACCGACAACAAGGAAGGGGTGCTGGGGCTGCGGGTCGCTCGCGCGCTGGAGCACCCGTCCACGCAGCCCGAGGTCTTCACCGACGCGAGCGGCAAGCCCACCAACGTTCCGGTGCTCAACAACGAGGGTGTTACCGGGAAGTACGTCACCTCGGAGGGGATCGAGGGTGAGGCGGTGTGGGGAACCCGGGCGAAGTGGAATGCCCTCTCCGGTGTGGTGGACGGGGCGCCGGTGACGGTCGCGATCTTCGATCACCCGAGCAACACCAACCATCCCACCTATTGGCACGCGCGCGGCTACGGCCTCTTCGCCGCCAACCCCCTCGCGCCTCAGGCGATGACCGAAGGCAAGGAGGAGCCGTTCGTGCTCACGCTGAACCCCGGTGAGTCGCTGACTTTCCGCCACCGGATCGAGATCTTCTCCGGCCAGCCCACCGCCGAGCAGATCGAGACGGCGTACCAGGCCTTCGCACAGTAG